The following proteins come from a genomic window of bacterium:
- a CDS encoding type IV toxin-antitoxin system AbiEi family antitoxin, with protein sequence MRVLLGDKANIIIRAMLSQPDKKWVARDFEKGFGVCRAHAAKVLSALYAQGFVSGIRSGRLGYSVLQNKEELLEEWLKVYKFELNKTYLYYSAREDILAWLKEYFTAKNSAGKYALALHTGANFITHYVNTPIVYCYLPAEDFNNIALDLRQALDLKELKKGGNFYLIKPHYKNAAFFNTQVINGYNIVSNLQLYLDLYNFPQRGRDHAEYLLKTLKEEGKTIV encoded by the coding sequence ATGAGAGTACTCTTGGGAGATAAAGCGAATATAATTATACGGGCTATGCTGTCTCAACCCGATAAAAAATGGGTTGCCAGGGATTTTGAGAAAGGATTTGGGGTTTGTCGCGCGCATGCGGCAAAAGTGTTGTCCGCATTGTATGCGCAAGGCTTTGTCAGTGGAATTCGTTCCGGCCGACTCGGTTATAGCGTGTTACAAAACAAAGAAGAGTTGCTTGAGGAATGGCTCAAAGTTTACAAATTTGAACTTAATAAGACGTATCTTTATTACTCAGCCCGCGAAGATATCTTGGCCTGGCTAAAGGAATATTTTACGGCTAAAAATAGTGCCGGTAAGTATGCTTTAGCGCTTCATACCGGAGCGAATTTTATTACACATTATGTGAACACCCCGATAGTATATTGCTATTTGCCGGCCGAAGATTTCAATAATATCGCGCTGGATTTAAGACAAGCTCTTGACCTCAAGGAATTAAAAAAAGGCGGCAATTTCTATCTGATAAAGCCGCACTATAAAAACGCCGCGTTTTTCAATACCCAAGTGATAAATGGTTACAACATTGTTTCGAATCTCCAACTTTATTTGGATTTATACAACTTCCCGCAGAGGGGAAGAGACCATGCGGAATATTTGTTGAAAACGTTAAAAGAAGAAGGGAAAACCATTGTCTAA
- a CDS encoding WYL domain-containing protein: MIAGLAGKKFKKSGPAKDLALSRREFDKKIRRIVTILNKLETKKIIRTSDLAAEFNVSLRTIQRDINLIDTTGFPLKQEAERGCYSFMDNFSLKQIMLSREEASLLSFLHGISKVLGKKFDDSFSSILKRVISSESSSPFYVKLPEGERLSEDYPFLENLKSAINDEIKVKIEYPSGKETKEHEVSPVKLAFYEGLWYLLAYVKAGELMKFRLDFISGVTLLDEYFEMPRNLKTILDESVNIWFTEKRDKKVTFKVDEEAAKYFRYGKYFPLQKVKPEKDGAALIETKVGVYEEIIPAMLSWISHISEIEPAELKEKVREILKSGFERI, encoded by the coding sequence ATGATTGCCGGTTTGGCCGGGAAGAAATTTAAGAAATCAGGTCCCGCGAAGGATTTGGCGCTTTCCAGAAGAGAGTTCGATAAGAAAATCCGGCGTATAGTTACAATCCTGAACAAACTGGAAACCAAGAAAATCATTAGAACAAGCGACCTTGCCGCTGAATTCAACGTATCGCTAAGGACTATCCAGCGCGATATTAACCTGATAGACACTACGGGGTTTCCTTTGAAGCAGGAAGCGGAGCGGGGCTGCTATTCATTTATGGACAACTTTTCCCTCAAGCAGATAATGCTTTCAAGGGAAGAGGCCTCCCTCCTTTCTTTCCTTCACGGAATATCCAAGGTTCTGGGCAAAAAATTCGATGACTCGTTCAGTTCTATCCTTAAAAGGGTGATATCGTCCGAAAGCTCATCCCCGTTTTACGTGAAACTGCCCGAGGGAGAGCGGCTTTCGGAAGACTATCCCTTCCTTGAGAACCTGAAGTCGGCCATAAATGATGAAATAAAGGTCAAAATCGAGTATCCATCAGGAAAGGAAACAAAAGAGCACGAGGTAAGCCCGGTTAAACTGGCTTTTTATGAGGGCCTGTGGTATCTGCTTGCCTATGTAAAGGCCGGTGAGCTGATGAAATTCCGCCTGGACTTCATCAGCGGGGTAACGCTTCTTGATGAGTATTTCGAGATGCCCCGGAACCTCAAAACCATACTTGATGAGAGCGTGAACATCTGGTTTACGGAAAAGCGCGACAAGAAAGTGACATTCAAAGTTGATGAAGAAGCCGCGAAATACTTCAGGTACGGCAAGTATTTCCCCCTGCAGAAAGTCAAGCCTGAGAAGGACGGCGCAGCCCTCATCGAAACAAAAGTGGGCGTTTACGAAGAAATCATCCCCGCGATGCTTTCCTGGATATCGCATATCAGCGAAATCGAGCCCGCCGAACTGAAAGAAAAGGTAAGGGAAATTTTAAAAAGCGGATTTGAAAGGATTTGA
- a CDS encoding SIMPL domain-containing protein (The SIMPL domain is named for its presence in mouse protein SIMPL (signalling molecule that associates with mouse pelle-like kinase). Bacterial member BP26, from Brucella, was shown to assemble into a channel-like structure, while YggE from E. coli has been associated with resistance to oxidative stress.), protein MEGLKVLRNTQVIILGLCIAIATIFSSVIMSQGFMKIKKFSNEVISVTGSAEKKIKSDYIVWNSGFFARNADLTAAFEKLKEDLKTVKQYLSDKGIKADEITFAQVNTNVLYKKNEKGYDTNEIEGYKLTQGIEVKSYDIDRIDAVSRESTELINKGIEFISVSPEYFYTKLSDLKIEMLEKATDDAKKRAEAMAKSTGNSIGLMRAAKMGVFQITPVNSYDVSWYGKNDTSSLDKKVTAVVNVEFAIKE, encoded by the coding sequence ATGGAAGGGTTGAAAGTCTTAAGGAACACTCAGGTCATCATTCTGGGATTGTGCATAGCTATTGCCACAATCTTCTCAAGCGTAATCATGTCGCAGGGGTTCATGAAAATCAAAAAATTCAGCAATGAAGTCATCTCTGTCACAGGTTCGGCGGAGAAGAAAATCAAATCGGATTATATCGTATGGAATTCGGGTTTCTTCGCAAGAAACGCCGACTTAACCGCCGCATTCGAAAAGCTTAAGGAAGACCTTAAGACTGTGAAACAGTATTTGTCCGATAAGGGCATAAAAGCCGATGAAATCACGTTTGCGCAGGTAAATACCAATGTGCTCTATAAGAAAAATGAAAAGGGATACGACACAAACGAGATAGAAGGATACAAGCTTACGCAGGGAATAGAAGTCAAGTCGTATGATATAGACAGGATAGACGCCGTATCGCGCGAATCAACCGAGTTAATCAACAAAGGCATTGAGTTCATATCCGTTTCGCCCGAATACTTTTACACAAAACTCTCGGACCTCAAGATAGAGATGCTCGAAAAAGCGACCGATGACGCGAAAAAACGGGCCGAAGCGATGGCAAAATCAACGGGAAACAGCATAGGGCTGATGAGAGCCGCGAAAATGGGCGTTTTCCAGATAACACCCGTAAACTCTTACGACGTATCGTGGTACGGGAAAAATGACACCTCGTCACTGGATAAAAAAGTGACCGCGGTCGTCAATGTTGAGTTCGCGATAAAGGAGTGA